The proteins below are encoded in one region of Deltaproteobacteria bacterium:
- the hisS gene encoding histidine--tRNA ligase, with protein MAQKQNTLPPKGSRDFLPRDVRRREHVLKTVRAVYGRYGFEPLETPAMERLETLLGKYGEEGDQLIFRILERGAELGRAVDKIVGESKTAAEPRALHKFAERELAEMALRYDLTVPLARVVAEYQAELPKFFKRYQIQPVWRADRPAKGRFREFYQCDVDIVGSESLLCEVEVCSAIAEVMDGLGFDDYKIRLNHRGVLRGMIEASGIALTHEVDAITALDKLDKIGVDGVAKEMAERGIAADAASALIARAQLAEKHTGGSLLEELSRALEKSEAGSRGVKQLQELVGHAAHTPAGRRLAVDPSLARGLSYYTGPIFEVAVKDLAGSLGGGGRYDKLVGMFLNRDLPAVGFSLGLERILVVMEERNMFPALDAPAEVMVFRIEDATTAETLQTLHAVRAAGIAAELYPNVDKLGKQFQYATTRGARVAAFVGGQEKTAGTVALKQLQTQQQTSVPRAELVPELKKLLAAR; from the coding sequence ATGGCCCAGAAGCAGAACACCCTACCGCCCAAGGGAAGCCGCGATTTCTTGCCGCGCGACGTTCGGCGCCGCGAGCACGTGCTCAAGACGGTGCGGGCGGTGTACGGCCGCTACGGCTTCGAGCCACTGGAGACGCCGGCCATGGAGCGGCTGGAGACGCTGCTCGGCAAGTACGGCGAGGAGGGCGACCAGCTCATCTTCCGGATCCTCGAGCGCGGCGCCGAGCTGGGGCGCGCGGTGGACAAGATCGTCGGCGAGTCCAAGACGGCCGCCGAGCCGCGCGCGCTGCACAAGTTTGCCGAGCGCGAGCTGGCGGAGATGGCGCTGCGCTACGACCTCACCGTGCCGCTCGCGCGGGTGGTGGCCGAGTACCAGGCCGAGCTGCCCAAGTTCTTCAAGCGCTACCAGATCCAGCCGGTGTGGCGCGCGGACCGGCCGGCCAAGGGCCGCTTCCGCGAGTTCTACCAGTGCGACGTGGACATCGTGGGCAGCGAGAGCCTGCTCTGCGAGGTCGAGGTGTGCAGCGCCATCGCCGAGGTGATGGATGGCCTGGGCTTCGACGACTACAAGATCCGGCTCAACCACCGCGGCGTGCTGCGCGGGATGATCGAGGCCTCGGGCATCGCGCTCACGCACGAGGTCGATGCCATCACCGCGCTCGACAAGCTCGACAAGATTGGCGTCGACGGCGTGGCCAAGGAGATGGCCGAGCGCGGCATCGCGGCCGACGCCGCCAGCGCCCTCATCGCGCGCGCGCAGCTCGCGGAGAAGCACACCGGCGGCTCGCTGCTCGAGGAGCTCTCGCGCGCGCTGGAGAAGAGCGAGGCGGGTTCACGCGGGGTGAAGCAGCTGCAAGAGCTCGTCGGGCACGCGGCGCACACGCCGGCCGGTCGTCGCCTGGCCGTGGATCCGAGCCTGGCGCGCGGGCTGAGCTACTACACCGGCCCGATCTTCGAGGTGGCGGTGAAGGACCTCGCCGGCTCGCTCGGCGGCGGCGGCCGCTACGACAAGCTCGTCGGCATGTTCCTCAATCGCGACCTGCCTGCGGTGGGTTTCTCGCTGGGCCTGGAGCGCATCCTGGTGGTGATGGAGGAGCGCAACATGTTCCCCGCGCTCGACGCGCCCGCGGAGGTGATGGTCTTCCGCATCGAGGACGCCACCACCGCCGAGACCCTGCAGACGCTGCACGCCGTCCGCGCGGCCGGTATCGCCGCCGAGCTGTACCCGAACGTCGACAAGCTCGGGAAGCAGTTCCAGTACGCCACCACCCGCGGCGCGCGCGTGGCCGCGTTCGTGGGCGGTCAGGAGAAGACCGCGGGCACCGTGGCCCTCAAGCAGCTCCAGACCCAACAACAGACTTCCGTCCCCCGGGCGGAGCTGGTGCCGGAGCTGAAGAAGCTGCTCGCCGCGCGCTGA
- a CDS encoding sigma-70 family RNA polymerase sigma factor translates to MPQTDAVLDSLASVVRAHRADLTALARREGLGAEDAVDCVHDAFCTYLKLGLRGELPAHESEHPAWLAGAVVNEARNRRRLHALAKPHDPLDDLELEDAETPEALVARAEDCVRLRGCVNKLCKTQRTVVMMRLLEERPGEDVAAALGITRGHVDVLVHRAKASLRVCMIADHT, encoded by the coding sequence ATGCCGCAGACGGACGCCGTCCTCGATTCGCTCGCGAGCGTGGTGCGCGCCCACCGCGCGGACCTGACCGCGCTCGCGCGCCGCGAGGGGCTCGGCGCCGAGGACGCCGTCGACTGCGTGCACGACGCGTTCTGCACCTATCTGAAGCTGGGCTTGCGCGGCGAGCTGCCAGCGCACGAGTCGGAGCACCCGGCGTGGCTCGCAGGTGCAGTGGTGAACGAGGCGCGAAATCGACGCCGGCTTCACGCGCTCGCCAAGCCGCACGATCCGCTCGACGATCTGGAGCTGGAGGACGCAGAGACGCCCGAGGCGCTGGTGGCGCGCGCGGAGGACTGCGTTCGGCTGCGTGGCTGCGTGAACAAGCTCTGCAAGACCCAGCGCACGGTGGTGATGATGCGCCTGCTCGAGGAGCGTCCGGGCGAGGACGTCGCGGCCGCGCTGGGCATCACCCGCGGCCACGTGGACGTGCTGGTGCACCGCGCGAAGGCGTCGTTGCGCGTGTGCATGATCGCGGACCACACCTAG
- a CDS encoding 1-acyl-sn-glycerol-3-phosphate acyltransferase — translation MASVVSFLRLAVGFVLVAVLGVLAIVIALPLLPWRTGRIKLCNVYGKIIGRAVTFLAGARPHIAHRERLDASMPAIYVANHTSTLDAFLSIWLCPMGGCGVFKKEITRIPFFGWLLLLSGHIRLNRSDRQGAVAALAETAAFVRDRKLGIWIMPEGTRSKDGRLLPFKKGFVHLAIATGFPVVPVVFHGAYRNWEKHTFRFVPMDLDIEVLEPVDTSMWREDTAGAHADQVQRLFAAALRADQKPLPLP, via the coding sequence ATGGCCTCGGTGGTGTCGTTTCTGCGGTTGGCGGTGGGCTTCGTGCTGGTGGCCGTGCTGGGCGTGCTGGCCATCGTCATCGCGCTGCCGTTGTTGCCCTGGCGGACCGGGCGGATCAAGCTCTGCAACGTCTACGGCAAGATCATCGGTCGCGCGGTCACGTTCCTTGCGGGTGCGCGGCCCCACATCGCGCATCGCGAGCGCCTCGATGCGTCCATGCCGGCGATCTACGTGGCGAACCACACGTCCACGCTCGACGCGTTCCTCTCCATCTGGCTCTGCCCCATGGGCGGCTGCGGCGTGTTCAAGAAGGAGATCACGCGCATCCCGTTCTTCGGCTGGCTGCTGCTGCTCTCGGGGCACATCCGGCTGAACCGGAGCGATCGCCAGGGCGCCGTGGCCGCGCTCGCCGAGACCGCGGCGTTCGTGCGCGATCGCAAGCTCGGCATCTGGATCATGCCCGAGGGCACGCGCAGCAAGGATGGACGGCTCCTGCCCTTCAAGAAGGGCTTCGTGCACCTGGCCATCGCCACCGGCTTTCCCGTGGTGCCGGTGGTCTTTCACGGCGCGTATCGAAATTGGGAGAAGCACACCTTCCGCTTCGTGCCCATGGATTTGGACATCGAAGTGCTCGAGCCCGTGGATACCTCGATGTGGCGCGAGGACACCGCCGGCGCACACGCGGATCAAGTGCAGAGGCTGTTCGCGGCGGCCCTGCGCGCGGACCAGAAGCCGCTGCCGTTGCCTTAG
- a CDS encoding DUF1566 domain-containing protein, with translation MRTLPLTVLAAGALCLAGCEFIVDPQRQGSTTATPTGAVGASGSVAANGSGNSGSTAGSNGSATGTESTGTSGSSVSSASTGHNGSSTGHTGPGSSGTSDGSTGSTSATGTVATGTSGTSTTSVGTNATATAGSTGTTNTTGPDVSSATATGTAGSTTGQASSTTGTGTTTGQTTSTTGTSGCATYGSTGGTFDYSCSSPLPPAVLPIHPAVSGGGIGTSGGTPPPAFSDALAQLSPDSRPTCGSASCPTDGQDTSWLYPVEMLCGGITLDNSGNSSTFSQSDMTQVLWQSNNSSQSFDQQHAYDYCTNGFSNVPSGIEIDLPSPANLVALLDFGGPMANNSPALLPAGFSDPNGNKEAWAENSGGNFWTVNFSTGAFKPVVDQSYTAVARCAGYSSSVVSVAPFWQCSQNTWDTECTLSEFSNTPILTASFSTGALADSWAGALDYCNTLSPCGSWRLPSYKELAQLANFSPYPVGQDAIDTLSGPYWSSTPAPLDATSNHAMAIDFVQPDGVALPPGSEGSAYPRDQALGIICVQ, from the coding sequence ATGCGAACGCTTCCCTTGACCGTGCTCGCCGCGGGCGCGCTCTGCCTCGCTGGGTGCGAGTTCATCGTCGACCCGCAGCGCCAGGGCTCCACCACCGCCACGCCCACCGGCGCGGTCGGCGCTTCGGGAAGCGTCGCGGCCAACGGGTCGGGCAACAGCGGCTCGACCGCGGGCAGCAACGGGAGCGCGACGGGAACCGAGTCCACCGGCACCAGCGGCTCCTCCGTGAGCTCCGCGTCCACCGGCCACAATGGCTCCAGCACCGGGCACACCGGCCCGGGCTCGAGCGGCACCAGCGACGGAAGCACCGGCAGCACCAGCGCCACGGGGACGGTCGCCACCGGCACCAGCGGCACCTCGACCACCAGCGTCGGCACCAACGCCACGGCCACCGCGGGCAGCACCGGCACCACCAACACCACCGGCCCGGACGTCTCCAGCGCCACCGCGACGGGCACCGCAGGCTCCACCACCGGCCAGGCGAGCAGCACGACCGGCACGGGCACCACCACCGGCCAGACCACCAGCACCACCGGCACGAGCGGCTGCGCCACCTACGGCAGCACAGGCGGGACCTTCGACTACAGCTGCAGCTCGCCCCTTCCGCCCGCCGTGTTGCCCATCCACCCCGCGGTGAGCGGCGGCGGGATCGGGACCAGCGGCGGCACCCCGCCGCCCGCCTTCTCGGACGCCCTGGCGCAGCTCTCGCCCGACTCGCGGCCCACCTGCGGCTCCGCGAGCTGCCCCACCGACGGCCAGGACACGTCCTGGCTCTACCCGGTGGAGATGCTCTGCGGCGGGATCACCCTCGACAACAGCGGCAACTCCTCCACCTTCAGCCAGTCGGACATGACCCAGGTGCTCTGGCAGTCCAACAACAGCAGCCAGAGCTTCGACCAGCAGCACGCCTACGATTACTGCACCAACGGCTTCAGCAACGTGCCCAGCGGCATCGAGATCGATCTCCCCAGCCCGGCGAACCTGGTGGCGCTCCTCGACTTCGGCGGGCCGATGGCGAACAACTCGCCCGCGCTCCTGCCTGCGGGCTTCTCCGACCCCAACGGCAACAAAGAGGCCTGGGCCGAGAACAGCGGGGGCAACTTCTGGACGGTCAACTTCAGCACCGGGGCGTTCAAGCCGGTGGTGGACCAGTCGTACACGGCCGTGGCGCGCTGCGCGGGCTACAGCAGCAGCGTCGTCTCCGTGGCGCCCTTCTGGCAGTGCTCGCAGAACACCTGGGACACCGAGTGCACGCTGAGCGAGTTCAGCAACACGCCCATCTTGACCGCCTCGTTCTCCACGGGCGCCCTCGCCGACTCGTGGGCGGGCGCGCTCGACTACTGCAACACCCTCAGCCCCTGCGGGAGCTGGCGGCTGCCCAGCTACAAGGAGCTCGCGCAGCTCGCGAACTTCTCGCCCTACCCCGTCGGTCAGGACGCCATCGACACCCTCAGCGGGCCGTACTGGAGCTCCACCCCGGCGCCGCTCGATGCCACCTCCAACCACGCGATGGCCATCGACTTCGTCCAGCCCGACGGCGTGGCGCTCCCTCCGGGCTCCGAGGGCAGCGCGTACCCGCGCGACCAGGCGCTGGGCATCATCTGCGTGCAGTAG
- a CDS encoding dienelactone hydrolase: MLLAPIVLLSVLQAAPTPAYDPLKVDAVEQTMVDLTIHVASRNRDIPVRVYLPAQKTPQPVVLYSHGLGGSRETSAFLGKHWAQRGYVAVFMQHPGSDESVWSDKAPSERMAALGHAANLEQFLARVQDVPDVIDAITRWNAEKGHALMGRMDLTKIGMSGHSFGAITTEAVSGETTSTGRSFTDPRIRAAVIFSPSPPKRGDAATAFASVKIPWMLMTGTKDVAPIGNDTAESRLKVFPALPAGHKYELVLDGAQHSVFTDRQLPGDEPQRNPKHHPAIEALSTAFWDAYLRGDAAAQKWLDGTGPRSILEAADKWETK, encoded by the coding sequence ATGCTCCTCGCGCCCATCGTCCTTCTTTCGGTGCTGCAGGCGGCGCCCACGCCCGCGTACGACCCGCTCAAGGTCGACGCGGTCGAGCAGACGATGGTGGACCTCACGATTCACGTCGCGTCGCGAAACCGCGACATCCCCGTTCGCGTGTACCTGCCCGCACAGAAGACGCCGCAGCCGGTGGTGCTCTACAGCCACGGCCTCGGCGGCTCGCGCGAGACGAGCGCGTTCCTGGGCAAGCACTGGGCGCAGCGCGGCTACGTCGCGGTGTTCATGCAGCACCCGGGCAGCGACGAGTCGGTCTGGAGCGACAAGGCGCCCAGCGAGCGCATGGCCGCGCTCGGCCACGCCGCGAACCTCGAGCAGTTCCTCGCGCGCGTACAGGACGTGCCCGACGTGATCGACGCCATCACCAGGTGGAACGCCGAGAAGGGCCACGCGCTCATGGGCCGAATGGATCTCACGAAGATCGGCATGTCGGGTCACTCGTTCGGCGCGATCACCACGGAGGCGGTGAGCGGCGAGACGACGTCGACGGGCCGCAGCTTCACGGATCCGCGGATCCGCGCGGCGGTCATCTTCAGCCCGAGCCCGCCGAAGCGCGGAGATGCGGCCACGGCGTTCGCCAGCGTGAAGATTCCCTGGATGCTCATGACCGGCACCAAGGATGTGGCGCCCATTGGCAACGACACGGCCGAGTCGCGGCTGAAGGTGTTCCCCGCGCTGCCTGCGGGCCACAAGTACGAGCTCGTGCTCGACGGCGCGCAGCACTCGGTCTTCACCGATCGCCAGCTCCCTGGCGACGAGCCGCAGCGCAACCCGAAGCACCACCCCGCCATCGAAGCGCTGAGCACTGCCTTCTGGGACGCGTACTTGCGGGGTGACGCGGCCGCGCAGAAGTGGCTCGACGGAACCGGTCCGCGCTCGATCCTCGAGGCCGCGGACAAGTGGGAAACGAAATAG
- a CDS encoding Smr/MutS family protein yields the protein MAKDKPFNNPFGALKLQKPEKPAPKPPPTAPPANRPAKRTNADDDSALFLESVGAVEPVRVGSNKSEARPPPPPARGTDADAEALLQLSELVAGVGPFDLADSDEFIEGAVPGLDPNIVRKLHRGDFAVQAHLDLHGLTQDEAKSQLAAFLTASRSRGFRCVLVVHGRGLHSKDQIPVLKAGIQRWLTQGRMAKETLAFATARPHDGGAGAVYVLLRR from the coding sequence ATGGCCAAGGACAAGCCCTTCAACAACCCGTTCGGCGCGCTCAAGCTGCAGAAGCCCGAGAAGCCCGCGCCCAAGCCGCCGCCGACCGCGCCGCCGGCGAATCGGCCTGCGAAGCGGACCAACGCGGACGACGACAGCGCGCTCTTCCTGGAGAGCGTGGGTGCGGTGGAGCCGGTGCGCGTGGGCTCGAACAAGTCGGAGGCGCGCCCGCCGCCGCCGCCCGCGCGCGGCACCGACGCCGACGCCGAGGCGCTCCTGCAGCTCTCCGAGCTCGTGGCCGGGGTGGGCCCCTTCGACCTCGCCGACTCCGACGAGTTCATCGAGGGCGCCGTGCCCGGGCTGGATCCGAACATCGTCCGCAAGCTGCACCGCGGCGACTTCGCGGTGCAGGCCCACCTGGATCTGCACGGCCTCACCCAGGACGAGGCCAAGAGCCAGCTCGCGGCATTCCTCACCGCCTCGCGCTCGCGCGGCTTCCGCTGCGTGCTGGTGGTGCACGGCCGCGGGCTGCACTCGAAGGACCAGATCCCGGTGCTGAAGGCCGGCATCCAGCGCTGGCTCACCCAGGGACGGATGGCCAAGGAGACGCTCGCCTTCGCCACCGCGCGGCCCCACGACGGCGGCGCTGGAGCGGTGTACGTCTTGCTCCGACGCTGA
- a CDS encoding SRPBCC family protein encodes MVHHLHREQLVRAPLQRVWPFFADPRNLERITSSELKFRIVTSDPPRMYAGQILEYRVGLAPGVWTRWLTEIVHVSEGRYFVDEQRLGPYRLWHHEHHFEEVPEGVRMRDHVTYALPAGPLGELVHALWVGAKLQRIFDFRREEVERLFADPTQPG; translated from the coding sequence ATGGTGCACCACCTCCATCGCGAACAGCTCGTCCGGGCGCCGCTTCAACGCGTGTGGCCCTTCTTCGCCGACCCGCGGAACCTGGAACGCATCACCTCCAGCGAGCTGAAGTTCCGGATCGTCACCTCCGACCCGCCGCGGATGTACGCGGGTCAGATCCTCGAGTACCGCGTGGGGCTGGCGCCCGGCGTCTGGACGCGCTGGCTCACGGAGATCGTGCACGTGAGCGAGGGCCGCTACTTCGTGGACGAGCAGCGGCTGGGCCCGTATCGGCTGTGGCACCACGAGCACCACTTCGAAGAGGTTCCCGAAGGCGTGCGCATGCGCGACCACGTGACCTACGCGCTGCCCGCCGGCCCGCTGGGAGAGCTGGTGCACGCGCTCTGGGTGGGAGCCAAGCTGCAGCGCATCTTCGACTTCCGGCGCGAGGAGGTGGAGCGGCTCTTCGCCGACCCTACGCAGCCGGGGTGA
- a CDS encoding putative DNA-binding domain-containing protein, which yields MKLVDVQTLFDGVLRGDVPESDARVREAFVSDGKLAADARLHIYADMFLARQVDALRGEFPLLTALLGDHAFFDLARQYIRSHPSEHPDIGQLGRKLPEFIRGHDVRGDLAELAELEHARSTVFAAADAVPATWDALVALGQDAFASVRVKFVPALETHVFAHDLEALAEKLHEGETPEPIALEAKVTLVVWRQGFDVFHVALSANEAEALARARAGATLAEVCDAFAAEEDAANVALSAIASWFNEGWIAELITPAA from the coding sequence GTGAAGCTCGTCGACGTGCAGACGCTCTTCGATGGCGTGCTCCGCGGCGACGTGCCCGAGTCGGACGCGCGGGTGCGCGAGGCGTTCGTCTCGGACGGGAAGCTCGCGGCGGATGCGCGCCTGCACATCTACGCGGACATGTTCCTGGCGCGGCAGGTGGACGCGCTCCGCGGCGAGTTCCCGCTGCTGACCGCGTTGCTCGGCGATCACGCGTTCTTCGATCTCGCCCGGCAGTACATCCGCTCGCATCCCAGCGAGCACCCCGACATCGGCCAGCTGGGACGCAAGCTGCCCGAGTTCATCCGCGGCCACGACGTGCGCGGCGATCTCGCGGAGCTCGCCGAGCTGGAGCACGCGCGCAGCACCGTCTTCGCCGCGGCCGACGCCGTGCCTGCGACCTGGGACGCGCTGGTCGCTCTGGGCCAGGACGCGTTTGCGTCGGTGCGCGTGAAGTTCGTGCCCGCGCTGGAGACGCACGTGTTCGCGCACGACCTCGAGGCGCTCGCCGAGAAGCTGCACGAAGGTGAGACGCCCGAGCCGATCGCGCTCGAGGCGAAGGTGACGCTCGTGGTGTGGCGGCAGGGCTTCGACGTGTTCCACGTCGCGCTCTCGGCGAATGAAGCCGAGGCCCTCGCGCGCGCGCGGGCGGGCGCGACGCTGGCCGAGGTGTGCGACGCGTTCGCTGCCGAGGAGGACGCGGCCAACGTGGCGCTCTCGGCGATCGCGAGCTGGTTCAACGAAGGCTGGATCGCCGAGCTGATCACCCCGGCTGCGTAG
- a CDS encoding DUF2071 domain-containing protein has protein sequence MDRIAPTRRPEGTAKGFQRWRSLLFLHWSFPAEAVQKLLPAGLSVDTWDGRAWVGVVPFTMLGVRPRGLPAVSLVSDFHELNVRTYVHVDGRDPGVWFFSLEAAKSIPVRIARRFWHLPYHRAAMSLEQQGDEVRYSSERLWPGPTPAKFVGRWRVGESLGHAAPDTFEHFLAERYLLYAQTPHGLDTGQVHHTPYPLHRAEVLELEQDMLTPAGLPRAEGPPHALASPGVDVEVFALRPVR, from the coding sequence ATGGACCGCATCGCGCCCACGCGCCGGCCGGAAGGGACTGCCAAGGGCTTCCAGCGCTGGCGCTCGCTCCTCTTCCTGCACTGGTCGTTCCCGGCCGAGGCCGTGCAGAAGCTGCTTCCGGCGGGACTCAGCGTCGACACCTGGGACGGCCGCGCGTGGGTGGGCGTGGTGCCGTTCACCATGCTCGGCGTCCGGCCGCGCGGGCTGCCCGCAGTCTCGTTGGTGAGCGACTTCCATGAGCTGAACGTGCGCACCTACGTCCACGTCGATGGCCGCGATCCGGGCGTGTGGTTCTTCAGCCTCGAAGCGGCGAAGTCGATTCCGGTGCGCATCGCGCGGCGCTTCTGGCACCTGCCGTACCATCGCGCGGCGATGTCGCTGGAGCAGCAGGGCGACGAGGTTCGCTATTCGAGCGAGCGCCTCTGGCCTGGACCGACGCCGGCGAAGTTCGTTGGTCGCTGGCGCGTGGGCGAGAGCCTCGGCCACGCCGCGCCAGACACGTTCGAGCACTTCCTCGCCGAGCGATATCTGCTCTACGCGCAGACGCCGCACGGCCTCGACACCGGTCAAGTGCACCACACGCCCTATCCGCTGCATCGCGCTGAAGTTCTCGAGCTCGAGCAGGACATGCTCACGCCCGCGGGTCTGCCGCGTGCCGAAGGGCCGCCACACGCGCTCGCGAGCCCCGGCGTCGACGTGGAGGTCTTCGCGCTGCGGCCCGTGCGGTAG
- a CDS encoding MFS transporter — protein MSAPNFFKAWTELRHLPRTVWVTSAAALINRLGTMALPFLTLFLIRERGYATTQAGLFLSLYGATALFAAPISGRLVDRFGAKRVMVSSFIATSSVVILVPWTQGTALLALAIFLWALSNETFRPAMMTNLSGSVGAGQRKQAFALNRWAVNLGMSVGPAVGGLLVVKSFKLVFLVDGLSSLAAVLVLAFLLPESPPAPKEEKPLHPFAPLLDPRLAVALLALLPLSALFFQMDATVPLLVVQHLGLTPATYGLMVAVNTVMIVFLEIPLNHASAAWSHRRTMVAGALFTAVGFGMYGFASGFPSLALATSIWTVGEMIGSPGISAYVSEIAPPSRRGAYMGVFMMTWSVAFIVAPWAGTQLFAHLGARLIWPMLAGLGVLSALVFARLPSGAPAEIPAASPSEA, from the coding sequence ATGAGCGCGCCCAACTTCTTCAAGGCCTGGACCGAGCTGCGGCACCTGCCGCGCACCGTCTGGGTCACGAGCGCCGCGGCGCTCATCAACCGGCTGGGCACCATGGCCCTGCCGTTCCTCACGCTCTTTCTGATTCGCGAGCGCGGCTACGCCACCACCCAGGCCGGCCTCTTCCTCTCGCTCTATGGCGCCACCGCGCTGTTCGCTGCGCCCATCTCGGGTCGGCTCGTCGATCGGTTCGGCGCCAAGCGGGTGATGGTGAGCTCGTTCATCGCCACCAGCTCGGTGGTGATCCTCGTGCCCTGGACGCAGGGCACCGCGCTCCTGGCGCTGGCGATCTTCCTCTGGGCGCTCAGCAACGAGACCTTCCGGCCGGCGATGATGACCAACCTCAGCGGCTCGGTGGGCGCCGGGCAGCGCAAGCAGGCGTTCGCCTTGAATCGCTGGGCGGTGAACCTGGGCATGAGCGTGGGCCCCGCCGTCGGCGGCTTGCTCGTGGTGAAGAGCTTCAAGCTGGTCTTCCTGGTGGACGGGCTGAGCTCGCTCGCGGCGGTGCTGGTGCTGGCGTTCCTCTTGCCCGAATCGCCGCCGGCGCCGAAGGAGGAGAAGCCGCTGCACCCGTTCGCGCCATTGCTCGACCCGCGGCTCGCGGTGGCGCTGCTCGCGCTCTTGCCGCTCTCGGCGCTCTTCTTCCAGATGGACGCCACCGTGCCGCTGCTGGTGGTGCAGCACCTCGGGCTCACGCCGGCGACGTACGGCCTGATGGTGGCGGTGAACACGGTGATGATCGTGTTCTTGGAGATCCCGCTGAACCATGCGTCGGCGGCGTGGTCGCACCGGCGGACGATGGTGGCGGGCGCGCTCTTCACCGCGGTGGGCTTCGGGATGTACGGATTTGCGAGCGGGTTCCCGAGCCTCGCGCTGGCCACGTCGATCTGGACGGTGGGCGAGATGATCGGCTCTCCGGGCATCTCCGCGTACGTGTCGGAGATCGCACCCCCGTCGAGGCGCGGCGCGTACATGGGCGTGTTCATGATGACCTGGAGCGTGGCCTTCATCGTGGCGCCCTGGGCGGGAACGCAGCTCTTCGCCCACCTGGGCGCGCGCCTCATCTGGCCCATGCTGGCGGGCCTGGGCGTGCTGTCGGCGCTGGTGTTCGCGCGGCTGCCGAGCGGAGCGCCGGCTGAAATCCCGGCGGCGAGCCCGAGCGAAGCCTAA
- a CDS encoding thioredoxin — MASTIPEVTDATFQSEVLESELPVLVEFTAAWCGPCKAIVPTLEGLMGKHAGRLKVIQVDTEVSRSIAERYRVMAMPTMIVFQKGQPVGQLVGAHKDKLVALAAQFAS; from the coding sequence ATGGCATCGACGATCCCCGAAGTGACCGACGCGACGTTTCAATCCGAAGTCCTCGAGTCCGAGCTCCCGGTGCTGGTGGAGTTCACCGCCGCCTGGTGCGGGCCGTGCAAAGCCATCGTGCCCACGCTCGAGGGCTTGATGGGCAAGCACGCGGGCAGGCTCAAGGTGATCCAGGTCGACACCGAGGTGAGCCGCAGCATCGCCGAGCGCTACCGGGTGATGGCCATGCCCACGATGATCGTGTTCCAGAAGGGCCAGCCGGTGGGGCAGCTCGTCGGCGCGCACAAGGACAAGCTGGTGGCATTGGCCGCGCAGTTCGCGTCGTAG
- a CDS encoding DUF692 domain-containing protein: protein MALQSQPLGHGVGLRSVHYGEWLAGGPQVDWLEATTENFLQDGGRPLAVLEAVRRDRPIALHGVSLSLGASDPLNDALVKKLQALDERFQPAWISDHLCWGSLRGRYAHDLLPLPFTEEALDVVVARVKAVQEKLGRQILVENVSSYVQYAASALTEWEFLAELAQRADCGVLLDVNNIFVSSVNHGFDARAFLDGIPADRVGYFHLAGHKDCGTHLLDTHDAPVPDPVWALYQDAVRRFGPLATLIEWDEHVPELPRLLEEAERARRHAQRAVPKGIVEARS from the coding sequence ATGGCCCTCCAATCCCAACCCCTCGGCCACGGCGTGGGCCTTCGCTCGGTGCACTACGGCGAGTGGCTCGCCGGCGGGCCGCAGGTGGATTGGCTGGAGGCGACGACCGAGAACTTCCTGCAGGACGGCGGGCGCCCGCTCGCCGTGCTCGAGGCCGTGCGGCGCGACCGGCCGATCGCCCTCCATGGCGTCTCGCTCTCGCTCGGCGCTTCGGATCCGCTGAACGACGCGCTCGTGAAGAAGCTGCAGGCGCTGGACGAGCGCTTCCAGCCGGCGTGGATCTCGGATCACCTCTGCTGGGGCAGCCTGCGCGGCCGCTACGCGCACGACCTCTTGCCGCTGCCGTTCACGGAAGAGGCGCTGGACGTCGTGGTGGCCCGGGTTAAGGCCGTGCAGGAGAAGCTGGGGCGGCAGATCCTGGTGGAGAACGTGTCGAGCTACGTGCAGTACGCGGCCTCGGCGCTCACGGAGTGGGAGTTCCTGGCCGAGCTCGCCCAGCGCGCGGACTGCGGCGTGCTCCTCGACGTCAATAACATTTTTGTTTCATCCGTGAACCACGGCTTCGACGCGCGCGCGTTCCTCGACGGCATCCCCGCGGATCGCGTGGGCTACTTCCACCTCGCGGGCCACAAGGACTGCGGAACGCACCTGCTCGACACGCACGACGCGCCCGTTCCGGATCCGGTCTGGGCGCTCTACCAGGACGCGGTGCGGCGGTTTGGACCGCTGGCCACACTGATCGAGTGGGACGAGCACGTGCCCGAGCTGCCTCGGCTGCTCGAGGAGGCCGAGCGCGCGCGCCGCCATGCGCAACGCGCGGTGCCCAAGGGCATCGTGGAGGCGCGCTCGTGA